The DNA region CTTTTTAAAGCTGGAGGtagaattaaaatgaaacattGTGGACCttatgaaacatttttatttttgctacCTACTTAAATGAACTTCAGCTACCGAAGCCTGTCAGTTTTTGGTGGTAAAGCAAACCGAATGAGTGTAAATGGCTGTAAATAAACAGCTAAATCTAAAGCACACACCTACATACATTTCTAAACATACAACACAATTAGTGCTTTgtatttaaatacaattttgAAAATGGAAATATTAACACGTAATGACAAAGTTTGTTACACACTATAGTAGCAATGAGAAACTCAAGAACACACTGGTGATGTCTATAGAGAATTATACTGGTTTACAAATAAACACTGTTGACAGAAACTGAATCTGCATAATCAGCCAATTCAGGGACTGCTGAAGCAATACGACTCTGTTGCCATTGTTGCATCTGTCcatgttttgtatttaaaaggGCAGCCATTCTGTGGACACATAAGGCACTAAAAATTACAGAAACTAAGGTCTAATTCATCCTACATATTCCTATTATATCAGTGGGCAGTCCTGAGGAATCTTGCCAAAACTGCTGAGAAATTAAGTTAGTAAACCTATGTAGAACTatccacattttattatttctgttttatactACAAATGTTTGACTCCCTCATGACCACATGAACATGCAGGGCACTAGAGGTCTGACAGTAGTTAAAGaggacgtctacgattgtggggaaatgctgttctctctggtttgtttacgttcagaaacatcttttaaggtggaaccgtaTGTTTGGAAAAaaggactgttgtttgtatgtggatgaagtttaacttgtctaagtttttattcattgaattaccactgaaactcatttgtagctggagttgtttagtttttagcaTTTTGCCATCTCCTGAAGTTGGAGACATtaccaccttaagtaatccgaAATAGCACAGATATCTCAATTGTACCCACCTACtgagcaagaatagagcaacatGCTCATATTAGTTTgagcttttcaacatttggagttctctctacTGTCTGAAAAATTCCAGACATCTTTTATCTTTATCaatgagtggagagagagaagcccAACATACTGAACCAAGACccattgtatttttgtttttttttacccctttacagacactggagcttcaTAAACAGTTTAGACTGGTTTGAGCAGGCAAACAGAAAAAGAGCTAGCAAGTGGTGAGGAAACACCCCCAgaattttatacacatttttttgGGACTAAAATTCTAAATGTCACTttaaaacagccaatcaggcTAAGGACAATGTGTCCAGCACAATAAGCTGCGATTCGTATTGGCATTCAATAGATGGGTGGACAAACAGAtgctgtgtgtgctgctgtgttgCAAATGTGCTGACTCTCTCTGATTTTCAATGCTCATATTGACCAAATTGGTCAATCATTTTCAAACATGACAATCAGACAAAGAGAGTAAAGAATTTTACATGGTTTTTAGATGTAAGAGTGCAAATATATATCACCCAGCAATCCATCTACACAGTGTTTCCCACCACAGCCGTAGAGGCAAGGTAAGTTTATCAGGAAAGACCAGAAGGTCTCCTTGAGGAAATCACTATCAGCGGGTGCTTTAGAGGGGAAGAGTTCCACAGGGATACACCAAGCTTACAGTTTAATGAATGGGCCAAACTGGGGTGGTGCTCTGAGCTTTGGTGAGGAGCATGAGTTGGAAGAGATAGATGGAGAGGTCGAGAACGGCGGTGAAGATGAGAGGGCATCTGCATTTAGAGAGAAGACGGTAGAAATGGCCACATCCACAATACCTTGACACAACTCAGAGTAGAGTTTCctaaagaagagaagagaacaaCAGTTCACCGAAATGACCAGAGATCCAAGTAaaattattacatattacatacaATATACATATTACTATCCAAGAGGATGACCAATTTAACAAAATATGTGGAAATTACCCATGTAGGAAACATTGTGTGGAAATCATTATGAAGTTCCTGCCAAGTCTTAACATCAAAACGAACAATGGTTGAGAACTTTACATTTACAGGAAACTGCACAATGGCAACAGAAAAAAGAAGCAACACCTTTTTAATTTCAAGCTGACACAGAATTGAGTCAAAATTGGGATACAAGCTATCTGGAAATTTTGGAAGCAAGCAAGTTCTCAAAATAGGTCACAGAACACTGAGAGCATGAAAAAAATATCATTAAGGTACATCTAGCAATTTTAATAGCATAACACAACCCCACTCCAGATTTAAGGAAAGAAAGTGGACAAGCGCCTGATAAGTACTGACTGTGCACAGGCAGGTGCTCCGTTGATTTCTATCAGCCACACTTTAAAATTCTCATCCAGCATGAAGTCAAAGCCGAAGAGCTGAAAGCTCTGGTAGGACAGGTGCTTAGTGCTGATGGCTGGCTCAATGCACATGAGGCAACTTCTgttaaaacaggaaaacacaagGCTCTttactacagaaaaaaaatgttaacacATTTTTTCAACATCCAACAGTTAATTGAAATCCTGTGGAGAAACTGGGTAGAAATTTAACTCCTCTCTTACAACTGTACTAGTATTagacagaatatatatatattattggtCAGAGGAATTTTCAAAGCTTGCTTAATCAAGGAGGCAACTGTGTTGTATGTAGCTAACCTTATTATTTGCTTGATTTGAGGTAAGATGGATGTCTCCATGGCAACACTGTGAACACTCAGCAAGTACTGTCTGAACTCATCAAAGAACATCTCGTTGCCCTCTTCATAGCGTCCATAATTGTGAGAGTGCTCCTTCTGGATGCAGTGATTGGTAAGGTGGCTAGTCATGTCCTGGAGGTCAGAGCTGTTGTATGGCTCTGAAGACGTCCTAAGCACACCCTCGCGATACAGGTAGACGTTGTACTGATGATCAACAAGCACCCAGCTCCTTAATATAAAGGATTCAAAAATCACAAATTTCACAAACTATAAACTAATTCACTGCCTCATATTTGAAACACCAAGAGTACACACACAGGAGTTACAGGTGGTTGTAATTGATTTTACCTTATATCAAATTTGCGATGACCTGGTTCCAATAGCAGTGGCATTTCTATATACTTCTGTATGACATGAACCTGTCCTTGATTATCAATGAACTCAAGCAACTGATTTGCATCATGAGATATTAAGATTCCAGCCcctaaataacaaaaaacaaacaaacataaaactaatatatatatatatatatatatatatatatatatatatatatatatatatatatatatatatatatatatatatatatagatcgttttatatatataaaacgatcaaccataacattatgacagTCCATTCTTGTAGCTCCATgaatacaggagcactttatagttctacagttacaggctGCAGTCCATCTCTTGCATAATTTGGTTGCTCCCTGTCACCTAGTTCTTTGTCAGGAGACCGCCACAGAGCAGCTACTATTTGATTGAAGGAttgttctcagtgctgcaatgaTGCAATGATAGgggtagtgttagtgtgtgttgcgctgataagagtggatcagacacagctaaATTGCATCTAGTGCAAGACACAGGGCCCCAATAACACACCAAAATGTAATGATACACT from Hoplias malabaricus isolate fHopMal1 chromosome 8, fHopMal1.hap1, whole genome shotgun sequence includes:
- the ttl gene encoding tubulin--tyrosine ligase isoform X1 yields the protein MQQQCVMNSVTPMYTFVLRDDNSSVYAEVSRLLISTGKWKRLKRDNPRFNLMLGERNRLPFGRLGHEPGLMQLVNYYRGADKLCRKASLVKLIKTSPELKDSCNWFPESYIIYPTNLNTPVAPATNGISHLKSNPKTDEREVFLASYNTKKENGEGSVWIAKSSAGAKGAGILISHDANQLLEFIDNQGQVHVIQKYIEMPLLLEPGHRKFDIRSWVLVDHQYNVYLYREGVLRTSSEPYNSSDLQDMTSHLTNHCIQKEHSHNYGRYEEGNEMFFDEFRQYLLSVHSVAMETSILPQIKQIIRSCLMCIEPAISTKHLSYQSFQLFGFDFMLDENFKVWLIEINGAPACAQKLYSELCQGIVDVAISTVFSLNADALSSSPPFSTSPSISSNSCSSPKLRAPPQFGPFIKL
- the ttl gene encoding tubulin--tyrosine ligase isoform X2; its protein translation is MQQQCVMNSVTPMYTFVLRDDNSSVYAEVSRLLISTGKWKRLKRDNPRFNLMLGERNRLPFGRLGHEPGLMQLVNYYRGADKLCRKASLVKLIKTSPELKDSCNWFPESYIIYPTNLNTPVAPATNGISHLKSNPKTDEREVFLASYNTKKENGEGSVWIAKSSAGAKGAGILISHDANQLLEFIDNQGQVHVIQKYIEMPLLLEPGHRKFDIRSWVLVDHQYNVYLYREGVLRTSSEPYNSSDLQDMTSHLTNHCIQKEHSHNYGRYEEGNEMFFDEFRQYLLSVHSVAMETSILPQIKQIIRSCLMCIEPAISTKHLSYQSFQLFGFDFMLDENFKVWLIEINGAPACAQSETLL